A region from the Colwellia sp. PAMC 21821 genome encodes:
- a CDS encoding insulinase family protein — MKKSPNDAKKYKTITLDNGLRALLVHNPESIKSAAALAVNVGHFDDPTHRQGLAHFLEHMLFLGTKNFPDGSEYQQFINQHGGSNNAWTATEHTCFFFDIAHQYFSSAIERFGEFFTAPLLSEEFVNKERKNIDAEFKLKLKDDIRRLYDVHKETINQAHPFAKFSVGSSETLADKDGYNLREELCDFFQKNYQANFMTLVLEGPQPLTELENLAKSHFSNIKSKGVAKAKISQPLYLPKHQQKWISVQPVKNDQQLIISFAMPSIDKYYRQKPESILAYLIGHEGPGSILSLLKSKQWALALTAGSGINGSNFKDFNISISLSELGAKNITAIVSTVFSYLNLLRKAPLNEQYYQEKKSLAELSFAYQEKLSPLDSVSQLVINMQHYPEQDYIFGDYVMEGQNTATLTALLEFMVASNMRIISIDKDGPDQPHSNTSKWYQVPYTVNDIEQQQIEQWQQAAYLPELSLPNKNPYIVARPALLKDDNENNSNLTPPAVIYQQNGLNVWFKHDTSFNTPKGYIYLSIDSPAVIESASTIAMTRLFIDLYSDAVIEEHYDAELAGIHYRLYSHQSGLTLQLSGISTKQEQLLPLLLDSLMQGKFCQNKFELFKQQLLSHWHNAENSKSISQLFANLSATMQPKSPSSQTLINALEKIEFHEFKSFLPRIFEKTAVDVLIHGNWLKQSADKIITDIKQVFAGKLSENNQVQTPCIDIQGLGSLTFPIELPEHDHAAVLYYPMPQKDLRTVALTMLTNQLLSPIFFQEMRTEKQYGYLVGVGFIPINRYPGIAFYIQSPHTDSVTLTKAMDEFIARSNNYITNLSAEHWQHLQFGLASQLQEKDSNLRIKSQRYWAAICNKEASFSQKQKLISIIERLSINDVAEFLQQYFHGDESKDRLSLLSYENNAELEKMAKSVSINDNIETLLKKCQRKY; from the coding sequence GTGAAAAAAAGCCCGAATGACGCTAAAAAATATAAAACCATTACGCTAGACAACGGCTTAAGAGCTTTATTGGTTCATAATCCTGAATCAATTAAATCTGCCGCCGCATTAGCAGTCAACGTAGGTCACTTCGATGACCCTACTCATCGGCAAGGGCTTGCCCATTTTCTCGAACATATGTTATTTCTCGGCACAAAAAACTTCCCTGACGGCAGCGAATATCAACAATTTATTAATCAGCATGGCGGCAGTAATAACGCATGGACAGCAACTGAACATACCTGTTTTTTCTTTGATATTGCACACCAATACTTTAGCTCTGCCATTGAACGTTTTGGCGAGTTTTTCACCGCGCCGCTGTTGTCTGAAGAATTTGTAAATAAAGAGCGTAAGAATATTGACGCCGAATTTAAACTCAAACTTAAAGATGATATTCGACGGTTATACGATGTTCATAAAGAAACGATAAACCAAGCTCACCCTTTCGCTAAATTTTCTGTTGGTAGCAGTGAAACCTTAGCAGACAAAGATGGTTACAATTTACGCGAAGAATTGTGTGATTTTTTTCAAAAAAACTATCAAGCAAATTTTATGACCCTGGTGTTAGAAGGGCCGCAACCTCTCACTGAACTAGAAAACTTAGCCAAAAGCCATTTTTCCAATATTAAATCTAAGGGCGTTGCAAAAGCTAAAATTAGCCAACCACTTTACCTTCCAAAACATCAACAAAAATGGATATCTGTCCAACCAGTTAAAAACGATCAACAACTGATCATCAGTTTCGCTATGCCGAGTATTGACAAATATTATCGTCAAAAACCTGAGTCTATTCTCGCTTACTTAATTGGCCATGAAGGTCCTGGTAGTATTTTGTCATTGTTAAAGAGTAAACAATGGGCTTTAGCTTTAACCGCAGGTTCAGGTATCAATGGCTCTAACTTTAAAGATTTCAATATTAGCATTTCGCTTTCAGAACTAGGTGCTAAAAATATAACGGCCATTGTCAGCACAGTATTCTCTTATCTAAATCTGCTGAGAAAAGCCCCACTCAATGAGCAATATTATCAAGAGAAAAAATCACTCGCTGAATTATCTTTTGCTTACCAAGAAAAATTATCACCACTCGACTCTGTCAGCCAACTCGTAATTAACATGCAGCATTACCCTGAGCAAGATTACATATTTGGCGATTACGTGATGGAAGGACAAAACACAGCAACACTAACTGCCTTACTTGAGTTTATGGTGGCTTCCAATATGCGTATCATTTCTATCGATAAAGATGGACCTGATCAGCCACATAGCAACACCAGTAAATGGTATCAAGTGCCCTACACGGTCAACGATATTGAGCAACAGCAAATTGAGCAATGGCAACAGGCGGCTTATTTACCTGAACTATCATTACCAAACAAAAATCCTTATATCGTAGCTAGGCCGGCGCTATTAAAAGATGATAATGAGAACAATAGCAACCTGACTCCGCCGGCAGTTATATATCAACAAAATGGTCTAAATGTTTGGTTTAAGCATGACACCAGTTTTAATACGCCAAAAGGCTATATCTATCTATCCATAGATTCTCCAGCAGTGATAGAAAGTGCAAGCACAATTGCAATGACCCGGTTATTTATAGATTTATATAGCGACGCTGTTATTGAAGAACATTACGATGCCGAGTTAGCGGGCATTCACTATCGTTTGTATTCTCATCAAAGTGGGCTAACTCTGCAGCTATCTGGTATAAGTACCAAGCAAGAACAACTATTACCCTTACTTCTAGACAGCTTGATGCAAGGAAAATTTTGCCAAAATAAATTCGAATTATTTAAACAACAGCTACTTAGTCATTGGCATAACGCAGAAAACAGCAAATCAATATCACAACTATTTGCCAACCTTAGCGCAACAATGCAACCGAAAAGTCCAAGTAGCCAAACGTTAATTAACGCTCTTGAAAAAATAGAATTCCACGAATTTAAAAGTTTTTTACCTCGAATATTTGAAAAAACCGCGGTAGATGTGCTAATTCATGGTAATTGGTTAAAGCAATCTGCTGACAAAATAATTACAGATATAAAGCAGGTGTTCGCTGGTAAGTTATCAGAAAACAATCAAGTACAAACTCCTTGTATCGATATTCAAGGTCTAGGTTCGTTGACATTCCCTATTGAGTTGCCAGAGCATGACCATGCCGCCGTACTCTATTACCCCATGCCGCAAAAAGATTTGCGTACCGTCGCATTAACCATGTTAACTAACCAATTATTGTCCCCCATATTCTTCCAAGAAATGCGCACAGAAAAACAATATGGTTATTTAGTTGGTGTCGGTTTTATCCCTATTAATCGTTACCCTGGTATCGCTTTTTATATTCAATCACCGCATACCGACTCTGTCACCTTAACGAAAGCAATGGACGAATTTATTGCTCGTTCAAATAATTACATTACAAATTTATCTGCTGAACACTGGCAACACTTACAATTTGGTCTTGCGAGTCAATTACAAGAAAAAGACTCAAATTTAAGAATTAAAAGTCAGCGTTATTGGGCTGCTATTTGTAATAAAGAAGCATCATTTAGTCAAAAGCAAAAACTAATTTCAATCATTGAGCGTTTATCAATAAACGATGTTGCTGAATTTCTCCAACAATATTTTCATGGCGATGAAAGTAAAGATCGATTGTCATTATTAAGCTATGAAAATAACGCAGAATTAGAAAAAATGGCGAAAAGCGTATCGATAAATGACAATATCGAAACTTTATTAAAAAAATGTCAAAGAAAATATTAA